The Onychostoma macrolepis isolate SWU-2019 chromosome 18, ASM1243209v1, whole genome shotgun sequence genome includes the window AAAGTTCGTCATCTGAAGGAAAAAGCTGGAGCTCCGGTACGTTTGACATGGTTCTGAACAGCACTACCGGATGATGCTAGAGCAGCTGAGACTGGAGAGAGGTAAGCAGCTGCTTATATACTCCGGCTGTTGATTGAAAGATTAGATGGGCTCGCTCCTCCCTAACTTACGTTTAGGAACTTCATTAAATTTACAACTGAAATCTTTAATAGTACTCTCTAATTTTTTGGAGAATATTTGCCTGTCTTCATCCTGATCTTTTCCGATTAATAAATCATCCCATTCAATCTGATGGAACGCCCTTCTGAAGTCATCTAGTTTGCGTTTTGGAATGCCATAAGAATCATATTTCCTTACGAATGAATTGAATCTCTTGCTAGATAATATTCTGGCCACTAAAATCAAATTGTGGTCACAAAGGCCTGTTaacatattaaaagtttttaaaattctCTCTGCTCGGttactaaaaattaaatcaaattgatACATTGTTGAGTTAGTTATTCTTGTAGGCCCATTAATCGTTTGTTTAAGTGTAAAAGTGTTCAGTTATCTGTTTGAGATTCTTTCTAACAGTTTTATCTCCATTAATAATAACTTCTTTGTTGAAATCACActgttttagtaattgtttCAAATTTTCATAAAAACTAATATTAGAAGACGGTGGAcgataaattacaattaatacaAAAGACACCTGTGGTGACAGTATAAGGGTCAGACCAATACATTCCAAACCTATGCAATTTGCCCAGGCAGTTTCATTACACTGGATGCTAGTTTTCACATAAATCATAGAAGTACATAgtctaatatttaaaaaatgctcttctctagacttgacttgcctgaggtaaattaaatgcaacatgacattttatttataagctGTTTTATTGACGTCTTTCCGCAATTGAAACACTGATTTCAACGGGCCTATTTGTGTTGTATACTCCACTTGTCTTTTTATATTCTATGTTCAATGAAACATGACTGAGGGCCTGCAGATTAGATATCTCAAACTTGTTCAAAAACAGCTGCGTTGTTTTTATGTTCTCATTCTGCATGTGATGGTGTATCTCAACATGAAATTGACATTTGTCAGCAAGATTAAGAAAGATCAAGattcatttaattatataatatccTTCAGTGGAggtgaatattttaaatattttgaccTCGTCACCATTTTAGACACCTAAAACccctaattaataataataataataataatattaagtatacaaatatatccaatgtaatctattaatagtagttattctATTAATAGTAAATTACATGTGCATGTAAAACTATGTGTAGTACTTAAAGAAAATGGTGTACCGaacagttttatattaaattgcaGAAAATTTTAAAGGAAACTGCTGTCATTGCTTTATATGTCTACTATTCTCGTATTCCACAATATGACAATATAGAATATTTAacctttcattttttatttttgtattatatgcACCTCATtgataatttgtattttaaatcataCTTCTGACATTTCAGAAACCAACCGTAAACAATTCAATTCTCACAGCTCATTTAACAGTCAGTTGCATCATGTATTTTGTTCATTCCTTGTGATGTTTACAATTTCGCCCCCTGGATATTTATGACACTAAAATGGTGCATTTTCCAACTAGTCTTTAATTAAAGGGCTCCTTATTTGCGTCTTTTCATGCTTTGGAGACACAGGTTTCCTCTCAGGTGAGGACATGCAAAACTCAGGTGAGCCACAAACTCACCAGGTGCACACAGGCACACACATTTTCCtgcaaacaacaacaatacaacaacagcaacatatatacagtgtatatatatatatatatatatatatatatatataagttaatgtaatattgtataatattgtataatgttaatataggcatattgttttatttgtcaatAGGACATTTTCCCATCATGCGTTGCTTTGTATTTTGTTCAGGCTTAAGCAGGATGATATAGCATTTAGGTGCAAATAAGCAGAAAAGTAAACCGGTGCTTGAGGATAAAATGGCGAATATCTCCACAGCTACAGTAAATTTTCCAGGAGAACTGACATATGCTGGTATAAATGTGATCCATACAGCACAAAATATAAGCATACTGAATGTGATGAATTTGGCTTCATTAAAGTTATCAGGCAGTGTGCGAGCCAGAAAAGCCAGAATGAAACACAAGACAGACAGTAGGCCAATATAACCCAGAACAGCCCAGAAACCTATAGTTGAACCCAGACTGCACTCAAGAATTATCTTTTccttataatatttcatatttttgtaaggAAATGGAGGAGACATTGTAAGCCAAAGCACACAGATAAGAACCTGCATAAGTGTAAAGGAAAGAACACTGAGTCGTTGTTGTGCAGGCCCAAACCATTTCATGACATTACTTCCTGGAAGTGTAGCCTTAAAGGCCATTAACACCACTATTGTTTTCCCCAGAACACAGGAGATACAGAGGACAAATGTGATCCCAAACGCTGTGTGACGCAACATACAGGACCACTCAGTGGGCCGACCAATGAAAGTAAGTGAACAGAGGAAACACAGAGTCAATGCGAAGAGCAGCAGGAAGCTTAGCTCTGAGTTGTTGGCTTTTACTATAGGGGTGTCTTTCTTGCTGTAAAACAGGATGGCCACCAGCACAGTTATTCCTACTCCAAACAGTGAGAAAAAGACTAGCACTATACCCATAACTTCTGTGAATGAGAGGAACTCTACAGCCTTtagcacacatttatttttctcagcATTAGACCAGTATTCCCTTGGACACTGCTTGCAGTTATTTGAATCTGGAAAGGAAGTTGTGTTTACTATGgttagagatagatagatagatagatagatagatagatagatagataaaaaaaaatcatttatgaACTCCTTTGATTAAAAACTGCACCCTGAAGAGCAGAAGAAGACCACAAAAAGAGCAACTAACCAATTTTCTTTGGAACTTTGAGATGAACTGAAGATTACCTGTTTCATTACTGATTTCTCCTTCTGCACATGCAATGCAGTCATAACAACAGACTGGTCTTCCTTTCTGTGCAGCCTTCCTTGTGCCTGGAGGACAGCTCTCACTGCACACAGACCTTGGCTTCTACATTgagaaatataattatgtatacTTACTCTGtacatattatgtatatatgtatgatTTTGGCATTACGGCTACCCAGTTTAAACTATGAACAAAAATTGTTATTGACATTTACTTTCAACTTTCCTCCAGCCCAAAGTATGTTTTCAGTGTTAACCACAAAGAGTTGGTCAGGGGGCAGTGAGGCATCATAGTATCCCACTGGTTTAAATTGGATTGATCCATTGGAGTCCTGCTGCCAGTTTACAACTTCATATTGGGCTACTGCAGCACCAGTGCTATCAAACCAAACATGATCTCCAAACTTTACAGTGAAATTTACCTTTTTCAGAGCCTCAACCACCTAGTAAAAAGACATATTAGATGTAACTGACAAATTGTTATACAATGTCAACCAAAAATAATTGTCTTTAACTAGGTCAAttctgtatgtatttatttattttagtgctgtcaaatgattaattgcgaataatcacatccaaaataaaagttttgtttatgttatatgtgtgtactgtgtatatttattatgtatatatataatataaattaatataaattatatgaatataaatctaaatatatacatttaaatacatgtaaatattttcaacatatatactatatgtgtgtgtattcatatatacataataaatatacacagtacacacacacgcgcacgcacacatatatattttgtaaacaaaaacttttattttggatgtgattaatcacgattaatcatttgacagcactaatgtatttacttattttcataATTACCTGCTGTGGTTGTATTGTCAGGCCTTTCTCACAACCGTCTTGTTGTCTGCATTTGAGTAGACTGTGCACTGAATGAGCCACAGCATAAACTGCTTTGTAGACGTTGCTTGAAAATCTGTGCTCAGGCACATCTTCATTGTAATTTTTCAGCACAAGCAGATCCTGATATCTGCTGCAATTTACTTTGATTTGAAAATCATTACCTTCACCCTGTGAGCATGGAAAAGCTGTGTCCCAGAATGCTTTCATAACATAATCTGCAAAACcttcaatattgatttttctCATTGCAAATCCCAGTGAACCTCCCAGAACATGAAAGGTTGTTGGAGTGATCAAACTTTTTGAAGTTATCCATGCCTCCACACCGACCATTTGGAGGCCCGTAATGTTCTGAACACTTAGCTGTTCAGTTAATAAGCTCATCTcaagaaatgaaataaatgcaacaaTCACTTTTGCTGTACCTTTTTTTATTGTGTCTACcactttttttagtttttcattctCTGTTCTGTAGAATTTCACAGAGTACTCCACACAGATCCCTTCCTTCTGAGCTGTGTTGAGAAATATGGCCATTCCATTGTTTCCATAGTCATTGTCACTGTTCACAGCTCCCACCCAAGACCAGCCTAAGTGCTTAACTATATATGCAAGTGCTCTGCCTTGGTGATAATCACTAGAAATAGTCCTGAAGAATGAGGGGTGATCTTTTCTATTGCTAAGACATTCACAGGAGGCTGCATGACTTATCTTAAAGAGAGATAGAGAAACAGATAAGAAGAAACAATGAAATTAGTCCATTATGTGGTGAACAAAACCTATTTTAATTTCCACCTACCACTGGAATTTTAAAAGGTCCTGTAGTTCTGGACAAAATCACTGTTGCAGAAGACTCTGTTTCTCCTATAATAGCATGTATAGGAGACTTTCCACTGCATTTGTCCCGTGCTACAAACTCTAAACCATTCATTAGTCCCATAGTTGCGCTCATAGAAGACATTCTTGAACTACaggtatcataaatgttgtagCCAATAGAAACATTTGGAAGCAAACTTTCACTTCTGTTAATCTCCTCAATGGCAAAGATCATGATTTGAGCCAGCCGGAAATCTCTCAGATTCACACtgtgaaaacattaaaacagaaaacagcaactaaatgaataaacagatAAAGACAATTTTGAAGTAAAAGATATGCATATACTAAATTTCACATAATATTATAAGAGACCTGGAACATGATAGAAACTGAGGTTTTTGTGTAAACTTGAATGAAGATAATGTCTCTATGCTGTGTACTGGAAAAAGTGCCCCGATAGTTACGTCTCCGTCTTTGAAAAGCAGAGGGTACTTAGGTTCACCCATCATTCGACAAGGAGTGTTTCCTGCTTTTGCTTGAAGCTGAATGAAACGCAGGAGTATGTAAAGAAAGCGGAGCATCCCAAAGACTAAGCTCAACaacatctgccaaatgcacCTAATAAAGTATTTCCACTTTTATAGACATAATTATTATGGATGAATGATTGCAAATGTAGCCAGTGACCTCACAGGGCAGCATGTGAGGTAGGGCATTGGTCAAATagagtcaaaattattttcttacacTGTCAGAATGTAGTTGGTTTTAAAACATTCAATACTGGATCGTTAAGTTTTTGCACTCAAATTTGCGTTACTTAGTAGTCGCTTGTGTGAAGTCTGTTTTGGCATTACTAAATATTTTTGCTACTGCATAGAACTTACAGTAGATGACATGTACTCTTGTCTCCATGTTGTCATTATTTAGTGAATTAATCTTTGTAGTTTAGCTGCTTTTATATAAAACACAGAACAATAGATAGTAAGCATATTTCAATTCCCTATATCTTACAGGATACTGACtcaccaacaaaaaaaatctgtcttctCAGCATGTGTACTGAAGCTATTTGTTCTAATCTGTGTGCACTGTGTAGTCCATGTACAGTATATGGGTAATTGACAGATACATGGAGAATATATTTTTCAACATTGTGGTTTAATTGAAAGTTTAATAGTTTTCACTATTTTAATCACCTTACAACTTTTTGCAGTTCACTTAAacttatatcattttaaaaaacaacatattttcacCTCTTTCAGACCTGACTATTACACAATCACACTTTATTTACCAGTCAGTTTCATCatctgttttattaattttctttgttttagtgATCAAATTAACCTTTGGATGTTTATGACACAGATCTTATGTTTATTAATACAtgtatacatgcaatgtttgtaattaaatggtttcttatttttgtttttaagttcaTTGAAGCATCTATCAAATTTGCTTCTGGGCAAGTACAAGTCTTTGCGGCAGCCTGTTTTGCAGTATGCAATGTGTCAAAGTTCAGTGTCAAAGACCTGAGGCTTTGTTTACAACCTCAGTGGCAACGATTATGGTTTATGAACTGAATTTTTAGGTTGTGACAGTTTTCACTTAACCCTCATGTTGTGTTCGGACATTTTTACTAGGAGATAATTTTCTTTCTCCCGAAAATGTTACTTAAGGTTATCGAATTGGACTAAGATTTACTTACTTTTTGTCACACAGTGCATAACTACTTCCACCGCAAaaatttttacttttcattCTTCATTacttcaatttattttattttttattatttgacctTCTTACACTTTTGGTGTTCCCAGTCAAAATTTTGCAAAAAATAGCTTATAAATCTCATGTTATGCTATATTATTGCCAAATATTGGTATCAATCTTTTTGTAAGcatgttttatttcaagtagGCTTGGTTTTGTGTTTACCTAATGATCAGTGAGAGCAGAATGAACGTGTCACACGTTTTAAACTCAACAAAAAGGTAAAATACATCTATCAAAAGCATGCTCACAGATGAAAACAACAAGGAACAAAACAGCGTTGGATGAAGTGGATTAGAGCCCTGTACGGGCCTTGCCCAACAGCTTATCGGAATTCTCGGCCCGAGcctaaaatagttcagttttgtatgtaatggaaaagtgattttattttgtttaataaagttaatttagaaaaacattttttgttcattaaatgtaggctacgtttttttttgttttgttttttaaagtagcaaccaagcggccagcggcagacagtaaGCTGatctatgtttgatcaatttagccttctcaaatcaacacgacttgcctaaaataaaatctatagatataaaacagttcaagcatatcacaatggtagtttaaatgtttaacctagataaatgtgcgctgttaAACTGGCTGCACACTAGACGGTTTTCAAATCTTAACCAATTTTAAAACCATGGCagagaccacagacatgaagacaGTTCAACCGATTTTTAGCCTTATAATCCTCTGAACACGCATACTAGATGATTCGACCAGACCGCCAGACTGCACACTTGAAGATTGTAGGAACAATTTCACAGTGACACGTGATCTCACGGACACTCGTGAGATCAAACTTgactagagaagaaaaacaaatagaggACAATCGACGTTGTCAGCTGGCTCTCCTGGCGTGcgttctgtttcacagtgaaaaacaaagtatagaAAAGAATATGGGTGATATTCTCTGCTTTCATATCATGTTTGTGTCTGCCAGGTTTCAGCTATAGAAGAACGCAACATCCAGTGAGTGACACTTGCTCGCTCTCATTAGCTATCGCGGGTATCACGTCAGAGGCAGCCCGATCAAGAGTCGTTTGATATTTACGATTTGAGTTCGGCGACGCTCCGTCTCGCGTTGCATGCggacatacaagcgaccaacaatTCTGTTAAAGCGCTAAGAGCGGAGCTTGAGGGACTAGCTAGCGcggcgaagcagacacgtgaccAGGTCGATTCCGTACAAGCAGCCACACatgaggataggaggacagtcacagACTTAAGAAATCAGTTGGAGCAACACACTGAGAAGATGATGGACACtgaagataggagcaggagaaataacatacgactggtggggttgccggagGGGGCAGAGGGCTCCGATGCAGCTGGCTTCCTaagagctaatctttccaagtggatcccttcactgaaaggccgtgacatcgagattga containing:
- the LOC131524422 gene encoding extracellular calcium-sensing receptor-like, with translation MLLSLVFGMLRFLYILLRFIQLQAKAGNTPCRMMGEPKYPLLFKDGDVTIGALFPVHSIETLSSFKFTQKPQFLSCSSVNLRDFRLAQIMIFAIEEINRSESLLPNVSIGYNIYDTCSSRMSSMSATMGLMNGLEFVARDKCSGKSPIHAIIGETESSATVILSRTTGPFKIPVISHAASCECLSNRKDHPSFFRTISSDYHQGRALAYIVKHLGWSWVGAVNSDNDYGNNGMAIFLNTAQKEGICVEYSVKFYRTENEKLKKVVDTIKKGTAKVIVAFISFLEMSLLTEQLSVQNITGLQMVGVEAWITSKSLITPTTFHVLGGSLGFAMRKINIEGFADYVMKAFWDTAFPCSQGEGNDFQIKVNCSRYQDLLVLKNYNEDVPEHRFSSNVYKAVYAVAHSVHSLLKCRQQDGCEKGLTIQPQQVVEALKKVNFTVKFGDHVWFDSTGAAVAQYEVVNWQQDSNGSIQFKPVGYYDASLPPDQLFVVNTENILWAGGKLKKPRSVCSESCPPGTRKAAQKGRPVCCYDCIACAEGEISNETDSNNCKQCPREYWSNAEKNKCVLKAVEFLSFTEVMGIVLVFFSLFGVGITVLVAILFYSKKDTPIVKANNSELSFLLLFALTLCFLCSLTFIGRPTEWSCMLRHTAFGITFVLCISCVLGKTIVVLMAFKATLPGSNVMKWFGPAQQRLSVLSFTLMQVLICVLWLTMSPPFPYKNMKYYKEKIILECSLGSTIGFWAVLGYIGLLSVLCFILAFLARTLPDNFNEAKFITFSMLIFCAVWITFIPAYVSSPGKFTVAVEIFAILSSSTGLLFCLFAPKCYIILLKPEQNTKQRMMGKCPIDK